Proteins from one bacterium genomic window:
- a CDS encoding N-acetylmuramoyl-L-alanine amidase — protein MGMAFNSINSNSLGQLVSRLGARVQAGGGLSKPAVTQVPSPNHNDRPGGGKDISAIVLHHTAGGTLDSVANFFKNSSAQVSSHYIVGKDGRIVQSVQDDKRSWHAGTSEFKGRNDVNDFSLGIEIVNDGNGRDPFPESQYKAVIDLVAWMCQTYNVPVDRITGHKDVALPRGRKNDPAPNFDWNRVRSGVEAKLKGASAPAQPPKPAAPAQPAKPAAPAQPAKPAAPAQPALQTVPIGSLDSLTLSGAAQAQYNQPLTEVPLGAIPMPGQVFQPAVQMPQPAVQVAQPAMQPTFAPAVQPTYAPPVQPTYAQPVQPIQSGAVQPRFAAAVVPRFAG, from the coding sequence TCACCCAGGTGCCCTCGCCCAACCACAACGACCGTCCCGGCGGCGGCAAGGACATCTCGGCCATCGTCCTCCACCACACGGCGGGCGGTACCCTCGACAGCGTCGCCAACTTCTTCAAGAACTCCTCGGCCCAGGTCAGCTCGCACTACATCGTGGGCAAGGACGGCCGCATCGTGCAATCGGTCCAGGACGACAAGCGTTCGTGGCACGCCGGCACCAGCGAGTTCAAGGGCCGCAACGACGTCAACGACTTCAGCCTCGGCATCGAGATCGTCAACGACGGCAACGGGCGCGACCCCTTCCCCGAGTCTCAGTACAAGGCGGTCATCGACCTGGTCGCCTGGATGTGCCAGACCTACAACGTCCCGGTCGATCGCATCACCGGCCACAAGGACGTCGCCCTGCCCCGGGGCCGCAAGAACGATCCCGCCCCCAACTTCGACTGGAACCGCGTCCGCTCGGGCGTCGAAGCCAAGCTCAAGGGCGCGTCGGCTCCCGCTCAGCCGCCCAAGCCCGCAGCCCCCGCCCAGCCCGCCAAGCCTGCGGCCCCTGCTCAGCCCGCCAAGCCTGCTGCCCCCGCCCAGCCCGCCCTCCAGACCGTTCCCATCGGCTCGCTCGACAGCCTCACCCTGAGCGGCGCGGCCCAGGCCCAGTACAACCAGCCCCTCACCGAGGTGCCCCTCGGCGCCATCCCCATGCCCGGCCAGGTCTTCCAGCCCGCGGTTCAGATGCCGCAGCCCGCGGTCCAGGTCGCCCAGCCCGCCATGCAGCCGACCTTCGCCCCTGCGGTTCAGCCGACCTACGCACCCCCCGTTCAGCCCACCTACGCGCAGCCCGTCCAGCCCATCCAGAGCGGTGCCGTCCAGCCGCGCTTCGCCGCAGCCGTCGTGCCGAGATTCGCTGGCTAG
- a CDS encoding metal-sensitive transcriptional regulator, with protein sequence MAQDKILQNLRRIEGQVKGLQRMIVEERQCDEILMQIMAAKAALDRVTSDLVESQLEACFTDLDPEALKDKMTQTIRLLCKR encoded by the coding sequence ATGGCCCAGGACAAGATCCTCCAGAACCTGCGCCGCATCGAGGGCCAGGTCAAGGGGCTGCAGCGGATGATCGTCGAGGAGCGTCAGTGCGACGAGATCCTCATGCAGATCATGGCGGCAAAGGCCGCGCTCGACCGGGTGACGAGCGATCTGGTGGAGAGCCAGTTGGAGGCCTGCTTCACCGACCTCGACCCCGAAGCCCTCAAGGACAAGATGACCCAGACGATCCGCCTGCTCTGCAAGCGCTAG
- a CDS encoding thioredoxin family protein, which translates to MARPAWLKPSVAKWLDRGLTLAAIALLAVTLGRYVLPRSPDSLGDAALAPALAPGRVALVELGATYCPACIASKPIMAALSKVYGDRAEVRVIDIDRPEHRSEAQRLGALAQLRATPTFLVTDRQGRAVAKFVGPTSYAALSRALDDALKP; encoded by the coding sequence ATGGCACGGCCTGCGTGGCTGAAACCGAGTGTCGCGAAGTGGCTGGATCGGGGCCTGACCCTGGCGGCCATCGCGCTGCTCGCCGTTACCCTCGGGCGCTATGTCCTGCCACGCTCTCCCGATAGTCTCGGCGACGCCGCCCTCGCACCGGCCCTCGCACCGGGCCGGGTCGCGCTGGTGGAGCTCGGGGCGACTTACTGCCCCGCTTGCATTGCTTCCAAGCCCATCATGGCGGCCCTCTCCAAGGTGTACGGCGATCGCGCCGAGGTCCGCGTGATCGACATCGACCGCCCCGAGCACCGCTCGGAGGCCCAGCGTCTCGGCGCGCTCGCTCAGCTGCGGGCCACTCCCACGTTTCTCGTCACCGACCGGCAGGGCCGGGCCGTCGCGAAGTTCGTCGGCCCCACGTCCTATGCCGCCCTCTCACGGGCGTTGGACGACGCCCTCAAGCCCTGA
- a CDS encoding rhodanese-like domain-containing protein, whose amino-acid sequence MFAPRVPEVSTQEVDALLATPDAPFVLDVREPNEFAGGHIAGSHLIPLGSLPERHAEVPKDRKVVVVCRSGARSASATQLLIAQGYDAANMAGGMLAWRGAVER is encoded by the coding sequence ATGTTCGCTCCGCGCGTCCCCGAGGTCTCGACCCAGGAGGTCGACGCCCTGCTCGCCACGCCTGACGCACCCTTCGTGCTCGACGTGCGGGAGCCCAACGAGTTCGCCGGGGGCCATATCGCGGGCAGCCACCTGATCCCCCTGGGCAGCCTGCCTGAACGGCACGCGGAGGTCCCCAAGGATCGCAAGGTCGTGGTCGTCTGCCGCAGCGGGGCGCGCAGCGCGAGCGCGACCCAGCTGTTGATCGCCCAGGGGTACGACGCCGCCAACATGGCCGGCGGCATGCTCGCCTGGCGCGGAGCGGTGGAGCGCTAG